The genomic stretch TTTAATGGGGGACACAGTGCTGGATTCTGAGGGGTCTTGGATATTCCTACTAGGCACCTGGACCACACCTCACACACAGTTCTCCAGGATCCATGTGCTAGGAAACCACGGGCTCTGATTCTACCTGGCAGAAGAAGTGAGGGGGCCCTGCAGGATCTGCTCCTGTTATTCCTGTAGCACTGATCTTGACGCCGTGAAGAAGTGCGTCAAGGTTCAGGCTGTGGAGTGTGCAAGGTAGTGGGTGGGAGCGTGGGCAATATTTTTCTCCAGATGTCAGGGATCACAGACACGGAACTGGGCATGTGTTGGGTCTGAAgtcctcttcctccctgtcttctagCTGCATAGGGAATCTAGGCTAACATGGCTTTGCAACCCCAACCCTTGCCCCTCACCCTCAGAGGTCTCTGATTCCAATGACTCTTTTCAGTTGATGTGTCATTCTTTCAGGGCAGCTATAGCTGTAGGTGTAATGCCACCAGGCAGGCTGAGTCCCATGGATGTGCTGCATCTTGACGACACCTAGAGACAACCATAGTGGCTAGCCTTCATGGCCTCCCTCTGGGCCAGGCTGGGACCAAGCACTTCCTTGGTTTGTGACTTCCTTTATCCTTTAGGGCAGAACCCAGGCCCAGAGAGATGTGGTTCTTTCTAACATGCTGCTGGTACATAGCCTTTGGGGCCCCACATTCCCACCACTGGTGTAGTCCTTTATGTGGTTTGTGTGGTCCCCTAGAAATGCATATTCCCAGGCTGCACTTTAGTCCTCTGAGTCAGATATCCCAGCAGGTATGGTAAGGCAGGCCCAGATACTTGGGTTCAtccagagctgtgtgtgtgtgtgtgtgtgtgtgtgtgtgtgtgagagagagagagagagagagagagagagagagagagcacaagctTGTGTGTTGGCATGTGCACATGCTTACGTAAGTCTGCATGTTGGcatgtgtgtgatgcatgcaCACGAGTATGTGGACGACCATGCCTATACACATACAGGTGGAGGTCTAAGCAgcacactgggtgtcttcctctttcACACCTTCTctaccttgagacagggtctctcactggattAGAAGCTCAAAGGTTCGGCTTAGGCTGGTTGGCCCAAGAGCTCTAGgaatttgtctctgtctcctagggCTAGGGTTATGGGCATGCGCAGCCACACCTGGCTTAGAACCACGTGGTGCTGTGGGTTCACACCTAGGTCCTCGTGCTTGCAGAACCCTCTCACCAggcctccacttcctcttcttcctcctcttcctcctcctcctttctcttcttctaactaaaaagtaaattttatttatttattgtttattgtatctttattatttaaaagtttttaaatttaaatatattttatttatatgtagttttataatatatatattataacatataaaattaaatctgtctttccttcctctaagtCCTTCCTAATCCTTTTCCTGTCCCTACTcacccaactttaagttctttctcaagaaaaaaaaaaccttaaaaccaATATAACAAAATCCCctcaaaccaagaaaacaaaaccaaaaaccactcAAACCCACCAAACGGTAGCCaataacagcacacacacacacacacacactgcctgtgGAGTTCACTATATGTCAGTTAACTGTTCCTGAACATGAGGTCTGTCCTGTCCTTAAGTGCTTGATATATTCAGTGTCACTCCTTTGGAGAAAGCTGAtttttccctctcccagaagGCATAAATGATATACCTTTATCTTAGTGGCTAGGTTTTCactaattcattaattcattcattcaaaaaatataacaaaatataataagagaaaacaaagtctatcacatcaaagttggacaagacaaaccaacagaaggaaaagagcccaagagaagacacaagaatcagagaccccaTGGGATCAGATAACCTCTTCTtgtgtgtagatagatatatgtgcatgcagacaAATCATCCATATGCAATGAAatagacaaatttaaaaaaatcacagaccTATTCATTCACACATACTGGAATCCCATACAAACACTATACTAGAAGTAGCTgtaacatatacacagaagacctGCTGCAGATCCATCCAGGCCCCgggcttgctgcttcagtctctgtgagttcatatgagtttTGCTAAGTTGACTCAGAGGGCCTGTTCTCCTGATGTTCTCCacactctctggctcttacactctttctgcctcctcttcttccaggttccctgagctctgaggggaagcATTTGGTAGAGACATTCATTTTGGGCTGAGAGTTCCTAGGTCTCTCACTCTGTGTAGTGTCtggttgtggatctctgtatttgttcttatCTGTTGCAGGAAGAAGGTTCTGTGATGATgcctgagcaagacactgatctgtGAGAATAGATGAAATGTTATTAGGCATTATCTTATTGCCACACCCCTTTTTAGAACagcagtatttggttttacctcATGTCCataggttcttggccacccaagcagggtcaggtatgggtttcatctctcggagtgggtcttaaatcagttattggttggttactcctacaaGCTTTGTGCTGCCATTGCACCGGCCTAGATAAAggatttgtggctgggttggtatttgtgattttcttttgatAGCATGCtgagtaccttcctgtaccaaagatgctgGAACacaggggtgaaggctctatgtaggcaccagcttgacatctccatgttcaatgagttgtgtaggtgtctTTAACAATGGCGGCTTGCTGTCAGTTTTGAAGAGTGATCTATGGGGCCCCTTTGGCTAACAACTCagatgtaacccaatcctggTACTTGGTGACAAGTGATGGCCAGTTGGAATtctctcccccattatttggcaatttcatttatttggaaatttcatatatgtatatattaggaGGTTTCTACTGTGTTAATTTCTATACTGctccctcaaatggcccttaattttagctgtctctccccatattccctccccaaccccttcttccctccccctttgcACTTGAGCCTTCCATTCCAGCTCCTCACATCCATCCAcaaccatcttttcttttcctttaaaaaaaaagatttatttatttattatatgtaagtgtactATAGCTGTcattagacacaccagaagagggcatcaggtggttgtgagccaccatgtggttgctgggatttgaactcaggacctttggaagagcagtcagtgctcttaactgttgagccatctttctagtcctctttttctttttctaacaaaAGCTATCAGTTCCCTCTAGTCCCCTACTCGATACCTatcctctgtggttctatggattttATCTTGGTTATCATTGGCATAACAGCTAATAGCCACATAGAAGCCAATACATACCATCTTtatcttctgagacagggcctctcaaatgaacttggagctcaccaatttagttagtgagctccagggacctgtctgtctccagcactgggcttacaagtgtgtgctgctgtgtctgAGTGGCCATGTGGATTCTAGGAATCCACACTCAGTTCCCCACACTTGCATAGCAAACCACTTTACAGAGTGGGTCTTCTCCCCAGCTCCGAGGAGCTTTGGTCAATGCTATGCTAGCTCCCCCCTAAGGCCTCAGTCACTGTCTTTCACATTTGATCTCAGGGAGGGCTGACAGCTTTGATGGCCTCCTGGTCTCCTTTTGACTGGTCTTTCTCCTCCTACTTTAAGGCTAAACAGGACTGCTAACCAGTCATGGTTTCTGCCTGTCACTCCTAACCAGCGACCCTGCTCCCCAGGACCCCCATTGCTCTGGCACCCTTCAGATACTCTTCTTCTTGAAGTGGGCAGTGTTGAGTCAGATTCTGGGACTCTAGAGTAAGAGGCATGAGCCACATCCTGCTGACATCCTTTCTCACACCTCTGTCACCTCATCTACAGAGGAGTTAGACTCAGTAGATGCTGAGGGAAGCTGTTTTTCACCACACGTGGTCAACCAGGATCCCACAAGCCCCTCTGGGACAAGGGGAAGAGGGTATGTGCCCTTCACTTCTTCACAAAAATGCCTGAGCCTCGCTTCAGGGAAtcctttctttggtttgtttttgtatctTTGCTGGGGCTTTGAAACTTTTTTATTTAGCAATAAGAGATCCTCAGGGAGGGCTGGGACATGAGAGTAATGCCAGGATTAGAACTGagaaaaggcagaagaggaaggatTTTATCTGGATGAGAGCCCCTTAACATGGTTGCCATAGAAGCCGAGCAGGATGTTCTCTGCACAAAGGCGTGCTGGGGAGGACTCAGGGGTGGGCTGAGGGCCTGAGGGAAGTCTGTACAGGCCTCCTGCCTTGGTGCTGAGATAAGTCTGTCAGGGAAAGAAGGAACTCTTTCTTAATTTAGTGAGCAGGCTGCACACCACCCTCCGTAAGGCTGGGACTGGACAGAAGTTAGACCTTGTgaaagttcattttaatttttagttgtgtgagtgtgtttgagtgtgtgtgtgtgtgtgtgtgtgtaaatgtgtgtgagagtTGCCCGTGGAGTCcaaaaagagggtgttggattccctggagctggagctacaggtgggtTCTAAGCCTCCTCTTACATCACATTGAAAAAGGAATCAAAGTATAAGTTAGGAACTAAGGGACAGGTCTAACCATAAAGTCTTACCTCTACTGTCCTACTTCTGCCTGCGAggttccacagcctcccaaaGCTGCACAACCAGCTGGAAAGCAAAGCATGAGCCTATAGGTAGAGTCTAGATTCAGGTATGGATGAATGTTATCCCAAGAATATGTAGGATTATGTTAGGAAGGCGTGCATGTATCATGGACCAGGGCAAGGGAGACCTTTTATGTGGCTAAGGGTCTGGACAACCAAGGTCCTTGCTAACCTGTGTCTTGAGGCACAGTGAGGAACACTCGTGCTGGCATGGCACTGAtgctattgatttttatatttatatacatatataacatattacaCAGCCGAGCACAGGCATACATATTACACAGCCGAGCACAGGCATACATATTACACACCTGAGCACAGGCATACATATTACACAGCCGAGCACAGGCATACATATTACACAGCCGAGCacaggcatacatatatatggaggagtgacggctcagtggttaagggcactgattggtcttccagaggactgggattcAATTTCCAGCGCTCACATCACAGTTGACAATTgctggtaactccagctccagtgggtcctatgccctcttctggcctccatgggcactgcacacacattgtgcacagacacacatgcaggcaagatgCCTGCACGCAGcataaaatatagtaaataaatctggaaaaaaaagataaggtgGAGGATAACTGAGGAAGATACGTGATGTTGATCTCTGGTCTCCATACGCGAACACATGTGTACtatcatgcatgcatgcacacatacacacacatatattacacatacatacatgcaccacaAGGTGACTGACCCCTAAAGAACAACAGCTGaggtgtcctctggcctccacatgcatgctcatcTGCACCTGCATGTCTGCacctatgtgtgcatacacacacaagtcaagacaataagaaaatgtaaaccttttgttgttgttgtttttttcaagacagggtttctctgtgtgacagtccttgctgtcctgtaacttattttgtagaccaggctggccttgaactcacagaggtccacctgcctctgcttccctagtgctgggattaaagacgcgcagcaccatgcctggctaaaatgCAAACTTCTAAGactccaccttctcctcccctGGACTTGGGCTCTATTTTCCTTATTGTGAAGCAGCTACCTGCTTTGGATGGGAAAGAAGCTGCCTTCgtgaacacctactatgtgccagatgCTCCCCTGACCCGCCTCAATTCATCCTTCCCACTTGCTGTGAGAAGACCTGGTTCCGGGTCACCACTGCAGCACACAGTAAGGAGAAGTGACTGACCTCCTGACCAAGGGTCTCTGTGCTCTTCCCACGGCCCCTCCGTTTCCTCTAGTTCTCTGGGGACGGGGGCCCATGCTGCCTCAGAAGAGCTGGAGTGCTTCTCCTTGGAGAATCGTGGTGTCTGGGGATTGGCAGTAAAGGACTTAAAACATTGTCCTCTGGGTTCCAGAGGCTCCTCCATGAAGAGAAGGGGTGGACCAGGGGCTGGTGGCCTGGATGGAGATGAAAGACTTTGAACATAGTGTCCCCGCCCCTACCCTTGGGGCTGACAGCTATTTCCTCCTTCAGCTCACTCTCCTCCTGCCACTCGCTTGGTCCTGCTGCTTTCAGAAGCTGCCAGCCTCCCCGGCTGCTCACTGTGTTCACTGTGTGGCTCGGTAAGGAGGCAGCCTTCCGGGGGCTGGGCAGCCTTGGTGCACTCTCAGGATTAGAGAGAGGGCTACTCCTAGCTGGAGTGATAAGGGGATGGATGAGCTTAAGAGCCTGGTGGGGCCTGATGCGCAGAAGGAAGGATTGTGCTCTCCTGGGTGTTATCTAGATGGTAGATGCAATGTGTGAGCTGTCTGATCATGGCCTCCATGCTATCTCAGGAGAGGGGACAGGATCACTCGGTGAGCTTAGAGAAACTGACAAGTTCACCCAGCTGGAAGTTGAGTTCATGCTCAGGGTGTTGAAAAGCTGGGGTTCCCAGTATAACAGGATCCTAGCTGCTTGGGTGCCCCAAGATCCCAGGTCTTCTTACAGCCTGAGGGATCAGAATGGGTGGTTCTGAAGAGTGCAGGAGCGCTGTCTTCTGAGCATCCCATGACGCTGACAGTGCAGCTTGAAGGGATGTCTCACGGCAGAAAGAGGATAGCTTACATCTGTCTGCTGGGATCCTGGAAAACCTCAGTCTCCCTCCACAGCACTGGCCCAGCTTCTGTGCCCTtctgaacctcagttttctcTTCTAAAAAGCTACCTCTCATTGGATTAATGTGAGTATGACTGCTCTGCAGACGCTAAAGCTTAAAAAGTAGGATCAATAAGAATTCATAGAGCTCAAAGATGTCAGATGTGCCTGCTCTCTTTGACCTAGCTCCAATAGGTATTCTGTCAGGGATCTTCTAGGTTGGTGTCCCAGAGCTCCACCCCATGAAGATCGGTGGCTTCTGGAAGGGTGTAGATTTTTCCATTCTGGCTAATAGAATTTGAAAGAGGAGTTCTGTTAGAAAGAGGGGTTCTGAGGTCTCTGGCAAGCTCCTATTTCCtgctcttctcctttttttttttttttttttttttttttttttttatttggagattttaataactgctgctatttctttNNNNNNNNNNNNNNNNNNNNNNNNNNNNNNNagacagggtttctctgtgtagccctggctgtcctggaactcactctgtagaccaggctggcctcgaactcagaaatccgcctgcctctgcctcctacatgctgggatcaaaggcgtgcgccaccactgctcagttccttctcttcttctatcaTCCCACTTTCAAAGCTAGATAGACAGTAGCCTGAGGACTAAACAATCCCTCTTCCACATGTCTGTGTTGTGTGGCTCAACAAGCACTTTAAACTCTTGTGTCTCGGTTTTTTCATCTGTACAATGAATGGGATGGAGAGTCTTGGCACATTTCTTCCAGAGTCGCAAGAAATAACATCTATTACAGGATCTACCACAGTACCTGGAGGGTTGTGGGTGCCTGGCACACCctgctttcatttcctctctgcaGCAGGGAGTATACAACGTGATTCCCTTAGCCCTCCCTGGTCCCAGCTTCGTTACCGGGCCCTGGGGTTCTCCATGAGGCTGAGAACCTGGCTTGTCCAGAGCTCCTTAGTTGTTGCTTAATGTGCCTATTGGCCCAGTGTGTGGGTGAGTAGATGGGTGTGGGTGAGTAGATGGGTATGGGTTTCCTGGGATAAGTAGGACTGTCACTGCCTTCCCCAGATTCCTGTGTGATAGTTCCTCCAGCCAGGTCTCACGCTTGTCCCTCTTATCTTATCTCCTCTCCTTCTATCAGAGGAAGGGCCAGCTCCCCTGGTCTCAACCAATCAGCATACCCAATCAGTCACTGAGGCTGACTACTGCTCTCTAGGAGGAACTGCAGAGAGGTAAGGCCTGTGGGGCTGTGTGGTGCAAACCTCCCATCTCATTGGAGGGGTTACCTTTCTGTGTTTTGGAGACGGGGAAAATGGGTTCTGCCTGGCCTGACCTTTGTGATCTTGGACAAGTGCTTAATAGTAATCCCAATGGAATTGATACAGTGCCTGCTTTATGTCAGTTctcttttgtatgtatgtgcatgtatgtgtgtgtaagccaaAAGTCAACCTTAAAAGCAGTCACCTTaaaaaaatgacttatttttatattttaaattgtgtatgtgtgtatgtacatatgaatacaggtatgtgtatgtgtgtgtataaatcagATATCAACCTTGAGTCATGTTGCTTAGGATCTGTCCACATTAAAAGGATTTtattgtaaagtgtgtgtgtatgtgtgtttgtgtgtccgcATGCGAATGCAggtgtctgcagaagccagaggggtTGGATCCACTAGAACTGAGTTATATaagcatttgtgagctgccccaTATGGGTAGTGGAAGTCAAACACTGGTCTCCTGAAAAGCAGTATATGCTTTGCTGTGGAGCCATCCCTCTGGTCCCCTACCTTGTCTTTTTAAGTTAAGATCTCTGGGACCTGTTTCACTGAGTAGTTTAGGCTGGGTGGTCGGTGGGCccccaggatccacctgtctttctccagcactgagattacaagcacgTGTACCATACCCTACTTTATACCTGGGTTCTGGgttcaaactcagctcctcacgCTTGCATAGCACACACTTATATTTCCCCTCTACCCATGCccttttaaaattgttcttgttttgttccaGTAGCCCTACAAACTAGAGACTGTTAGGCTCAAGAAGACTGCACTTGGCTTGCCCCAAACTGTACTACTCCTTTCCCTCATCCTCACAGATTCCTAGTGTCCACCCTATTATCAGGCAATACTGGCAACTCTCAGATAGGTTCATCTCTTGCCCAAGCTGCAGGCTTCTTCTGGTTCCTGGGTGAACAGGCTCAGCCCACCTTTCTTCCACCTTGCCATGGCCAACGTCACACTGAAGCCGCTCTGTCCACTCTTGGAGGAGATGGTCCAGCTTCCAAACCACAGCAACTCTAGCCTCCGCTACATCGACCACGTGTCGGTGCTGTTGCACGGGCTGGCCTCGCTGCTGGGCCTGGTGGAAAACGGACTCATCCTGTTTGTGGTGGGCTGTCGCATGCGCCAGACGGTGGTCACCACCTGGGTGCTGCACCTGGCGCTGTCCGACTTGCTAGCCGCCGCCTCCCTGCCTTTCTTCACCTACTTCCTGGCAGTGGGCCACTCGTGGGAACTAGGCACTACCTTCTGCAAGCTACATTCCTCGGTCTTCTTCCTCAATATGTTTGCCAGCGGCTTCCTGCTCAGTGCCATTAGCCTAGACCGCTGCCTGCAGGTGGTGAGGCCAGTGTGGGCACAGAACCACCGCACGGTGGCGGTCGCGCACAGAGTCTGCCTGATGCTCTGGGCTCTGGCGGTGCTCAACACAATACCATATTTCGTGTTCAGAGACACCATCCCGCGGCTTGATGGCCGCATCATGTGCTACTACAACTTGCTGCTCTGGAATCCAGGGCCTGACCGCGACACCACGTGTGACTACCGCCAGAAGGCCCTGGCGGTCAGCAaatttcttctggccttcatggtaCCTCTGGCCATCATTGCCTCGAGCCACGTGGCCGTGAGCCTGCGACTGCACCACCGTGGTCGCCAGAGGACAGGCCGCTTCGTGCGCCTGGTGGCGGCCATCGTGGTGGCCTTCGTGCTCTGCTGGGGGCCCTACCACATCTTCAGTCTGCTGGAGGCGCGTGCCCATTCTGTCACCACGCTACGGAGGCTCGCGTCACGTGGGCTGCCCTTTGTCACCAGCCTGGCCTTCTTCAACAGCGTGGTCAACCCACTGCTCTATGTGTTCACATGTCCCGACATGTTGTACAAACTGCGGCGCTCACTACGCGCGGTGCTTGAAAGCGTGCTGGTGGAAGACAGCGACCAGAGTGGTGGGCTCCGCAATCGCCGCCGCCGCGCCTCCTCCACCGCCACCCCAACCTCTACCCTCCTGCTGGCTGACCGACTTCCCCAACTGCGTCCAAACCGCTTGATCGGCTGGATGAGGCGTGGCAGTGCAGAGGTCCCACAGAGGGTCTGAGCGGTCCCTGGAGAAGCAGGGCTCATTGAGCTGTACTTTGGATTAGACCGGCACAGCCCAGATGACATGCCAACACATTCTGGGTCTCTCTCTTGAAACCCAGTTAA from Mus caroli chromosome 19, CAROLI_EIJ_v1.1, whole genome shotgun sequence encodes the following:
- the Ptgdr2 gene encoding prostaglandin D2 receptor 2, which translates into the protein MANVTLKPLCPLLEEMVQLPNHSNSSLRYIDHVSVLLHGLASLLGLVENGLILFVVGCRMRQTVVTTWVLHLALSDLLAAASLPFFTYFLAVGHSWELGTTFCKLHSSVFFLNMFASGFLLSAISLDRCLQVVRPVWAQNHRTVAVAHRVCLMLWALAVLNTIPYFVFRDTIPRLDGRIMCYYNLLLWNPGPDRDTTCDYRQKALAVSKFLLAFMVPLAIIASSHVAVSLRLHHRGRQRTGRFVRLVAAIVVAFVLCWGPYHIFSLLEARAHSVTTLRRLASRGLPFVTSLAFFNSVVNPLLYVFTCPDMLYKLRRSLRAVLESVLVEDSDQSGGLRNRRRRASSTATPTSTLLLADRLPQLRPNRLIGWMRRGSAEVPQRV